A genome region from Polyangiaceae bacterium includes the following:
- a CDS encoding type I CRISPR-associated protein Cas7: MSTDTKLLQSRREILFLYDIRMGNPNGDPDENRPRQLPDGTFYVTDVRLKRFARDYLKMRGEDILVDQLDGQAVDLAKRVLGWMEAKKKGQLTGSELVGAILDGFIDARMFGSSLAMKPPSNAKNWDPSPRPKTLTGAVQFNHGEVLHPAEELLIRGTSTFTSGEKKDGGDREQGTFTDYACLRYGLIGFSGIANEHSAVLSRMTENDYDQLLGALWNGVRVAANTRTKTQQSPRLLVDVRYKPGVEYQVGNLITYVKPISRGDKVDPRHWSSCDDFNLDAARLAGKLETAHAAGRIASVNVTVDSDVAFTGELPSWWTKQSLDH, translated from the coding sequence ATGAGCACGGACACGAAGCTACTCCAATCGCGACGCGAAATCCTATTCTTGTATGACATTCGCATGGGCAATCCCAATGGGGATCCGGATGAGAATCGCCCGCGACAACTTCCCGACGGGACGTTTTACGTGACCGACGTAAGACTCAAGCGGTTTGCTCGCGACTACCTGAAAATGCGTGGCGAGGACATTCTCGTCGATCAACTCGATGGGCAGGCGGTCGACTTGGCCAAACGTGTGCTCGGGTGGATGGAGGCGAAAAAGAAGGGGCAACTTACTGGATCGGAACTGGTTGGCGCCATTCTCGACGGCTTCATCGACGCGCGCATGTTCGGCTCGTCCTTGGCCATGAAACCACCGTCGAATGCAAAGAATTGGGACCCGTCACCAAGACCGAAAACCTTGACGGGCGCGGTGCAATTCAACCACGGCGAGGTCCTGCATCCGGCCGAAGAATTGCTCATTCGAGGCACGTCCACATTCACGTCTGGCGAAAAGAAGGACGGAGGAGATCGCGAACAAGGGACGTTCACGGATTACGCCTGTTTGCGTTATGGGCTCATTGGATTTTCAGGTATCGCGAACGAGCATTCGGCGGTGTTGTCGCGCATGACCGAGAACGACTACGACCAATTGCTCGGCGCGTTGTGGAACGGCGTGCGCGTCGCCGCGAATACGCGCACGAAAACGCAGCAATCACCACGACTGCTGGTCGATGTTCGATACAAGCCGGGGGTCGAATATCAAGTGGGCAACCTCATTACGTACGTAAAACCGATTTCTCGAGGAGACAAGGTGGATCCGCGCCATTGGTCGAGCTGTGATGATTTCAATCTCGATGCCGCGCGGCTCGCCGGCAAGCTGGAAACCGCACATGCGGCAGGACGTATTGCAAGCGTCAACGTAACCGTAGACTCCGACGTTGCGTTCACGGGGGAGCTGCCATCGTGGTGGACGAAGCAATCGCTCGACCACTGA
- the cas2 gene encoding CRISPR-associated endonuclease Cas2: MVTRYLVSYDIADPERLRRVHGVVKAVAVRVQDSVYEALLTEKELVLLEKRIVDVMNQKEDQVMFIDLGAAERRELEQVKTIGLPWRLQQRGSIVI; encoded by the coding sequence ATGGTGACGAGGTATTTGGTTTCGTACGACATTGCGGATCCCGAGCGGCTGCGGCGTGTGCATGGAGTGGTGAAGGCGGTGGCCGTGCGAGTGCAGGATTCGGTGTACGAGGCGCTTTTGACGGAGAAGGAGTTGGTGCTTTTGGAGAAGCGGATCGTCGATGTGATGAACCAGAAGGAGGATCAGGTGATGTTCATCGACTTGGGTGCGGCGGAGCGGAGGGAGCTGGAGCAAGTCAAGACGATTGGTTTGCCTTGGCGACTTCAGCAGCGTGGATCGATAGTGATTTGA
- a CDS encoding TIM44-like domain-containing protein: MKRRTWCLGLLASSACILSESESSARPGGGSSFKSSSRPSGGSSFRSSSSGSSRSSSGSSYRSSSSSSSSRSSSSSSSTRSSSGSSVAATHYEPVWAVRETSGKRHARVAASPAESVYPAPDPRPAIPMGKDVESAGSKAFGFIFGAGMFATVATIFAAPLALVGFVISRVTKKSGADQAWSSSGSQTIATPEEDAPNPAVVRKQMESIRRADPDFSVVIFEDFLAALYTEAHVARGSQVLERYSPYLRPGARQTLASLARTPVSSVIVGAMRPYSFQWDNHARMHRITVEIESNYTEMVPSGQSQAYYACERWTLARAMGTRSRPPAKARTLVCPNCGAPLERTVHGRCMYCSQAVDSGQFDWVVESIRIVSRETRGPMLTGTTEEQGTSSPTVFDPELRQRQEELLRVDPTFTREVVDRRVQLIFNTMQHAWSSLEWQRARPCLTDRLWNAQIYWIEAYRQQGLRNITENARITNIELVRVSHDKWYQAITVRVHATGLDYTIRQGSGEVVGGNRKKERAYTEYWTLVRSASRRHADGKAGCLACGAPLPVEMTEKCGHCGALVEASVFDWVLSRIEQDDVYGG; encoded by the coding sequence ATGAAACGACGAACTTGGTGTCTCGGCCTGCTTGCATCCTCGGCATGCATTCTCTCGGAGAGCGAATCCTCCGCGCGCCCCGGCGGCGGAAGCTCCTTCAAAAGCAGCTCGCGCCCGAGCGGGGGAAGCAGTTTTCGCTCGTCGAGCAGCGGAAGCAGCCGTTCATCGAGCGGCAGTAGCTACCGGTCTTCGAGCTCGTCGAGCAGCAGTCGTTCGAGCTCCTCGAGCAGCTCCACGCGTTCCAGCTCGGGTTCGTCCGTTGCCGCAACCCATTACGAGCCCGTATGGGCCGTGCGCGAAACCAGCGGGAAAAGGCATGCTCGCGTGGCTGCGTCGCCTGCCGAATCGGTATACCCGGCGCCGGATCCACGTCCCGCCATTCCCATGGGAAAGGACGTCGAATCTGCTGGATCGAAGGCTTTCGGTTTCATTTTCGGCGCTGGAATGTTTGCGACGGTGGCAACGATTTTCGCTGCACCATTGGCGCTCGTCGGGTTTGTGATATCGCGCGTGACAAAGAAGTCGGGGGCGGATCAAGCGTGGTCGTCCTCCGGATCCCAAACCATTGCAACGCCCGAGGAAGACGCGCCCAATCCTGCCGTCGTGCGAAAGCAAATGGAATCGATTCGCCGCGCGGATCCCGATTTCTCCGTCGTCATCTTCGAGGACTTTCTCGCGGCGCTCTATACCGAAGCGCACGTCGCGCGGGGCTCGCAGGTGCTCGAGCGATATTCGCCGTATCTTCGACCGGGTGCGCGCCAAACGCTCGCGTCATTGGCGCGTACGCCCGTATCGTCCGTGATCGTGGGCGCCATGCGACCGTATTCTTTTCAATGGGACAACCATGCGCGAATGCATCGCATCACCGTGGAGATCGAGAGCAATTACACGGAGATGGTGCCGAGCGGTCAGTCGCAGGCGTATTACGCATGCGAGCGCTGGACGCTCGCGCGGGCGATGGGGACGCGTTCGAGGCCCCCGGCGAAGGCTCGCACATTGGTTTGTCCGAATTGCGGTGCGCCGCTCGAAAGGACGGTGCACGGTCGCTGCATGTATTGCTCACAAGCGGTCGATTCGGGTCAATTCGATTGGGTGGTGGAGAGCATTCGAATCGTGTCGCGTGAAACGCGCGGGCCGATGCTGACGGGCACGACGGAGGAACAGGGGACGTCGAGCCCCACGGTCTTCGATCCTGAATTGCGACAGCGGCAGGAAGAGCTTTTGCGGGTAGATCCGACGTTTACACGTGAAGTCGTCGACCGCCGCGTGCAACTGATTTTCAATACGATGCAGCACGCATGGAGCTCGCTCGAATGGCAAAGGGCGCGCCCGTGCTTGACGGATAGGCTTTGGAACGCGCAGATTTATTGGATCGAGGCGTATCGGCAGCAGGGTTTACGCAACATTACGGAAAACGCGCGCATCACGAACATCGAGCTGGTGCGGGTCAGTCATGACAAGTGGTATCAGGCCATTACGGTGCGCGTGCACGCCACGGGTCTCGATTACACGATTCGCCAAGGTAGTGGCGAAGTGGTGGGCGGCAATCGGAAGAAGGAGCGGGCGTATACGGAGTATTGGACGCTGGTGCGCAGCGCGTCGCGGAGGCACGCGGATGGGAAGGCGGGGTGTCTTGCGTGCGGAGCGCCGCTTCCGGTGGAGATGACGGAGAAATGCGGGCATTGCGGGGCGCTGGTCGAGGCGAGCGTATTTGATTGGGTGTTGTCGCGAATCGAGCAGGACGACGTGTATGGGGGGTGA
- a CDS encoding HNH endonuclease, protein MPRKLRDAVFARDAGRCCYCRLAQFGHGATFHIDHIIPRSKGGATSLANLALQCPNCSLHKANKIAAADPEGGESVRLFHPLDQRWSEHFRLNADGAIDGLTATGRATMTALGMNAMIPRFARACQLALGLWSSD, encoded by the coding sequence ATCCCTCGAAAGCTACGAGACGCCGTATTCGCGCGTGATGCCGGGCGATGCTGCTATTGCCGATTGGCACAATTCGGGCATGGCGCAACTTTTCATATCGATCACATCATACCGCGAAGCAAAGGTGGAGCGACATCGCTGGCAAATTTGGCACTTCAATGTCCCAATTGCAGCCTTCACAAGGCCAACAAGATCGCTGCGGCAGACCCAGAAGGCGGCGAATCCGTACGTCTTTTTCACCCCCTGGACCAGAGGTGGTCGGAGCACTTCCGCTTGAACGCCGATGGGGCCATCGATGGATTGACAGCGACGGGCCGAGCAACGATGACAGCGCTCGGCATGAACGCAATGATTCCTCGCTTTGCGCGCGCATGCCAATTGGCGCTGGGCCTGTGGTCCTCGGATTGA
- the cas1 gene encoding CRISPR-associated endonuclease Cas1 — MDTNESTQTKPLPLRMIVEWIYCPRLFHYMHVEGSMVANEHVWRGRHAHEKIDAKGSSRARRDVKVDTPEEDAANDAPVEWQQARAIDLGDSALGIVAKLDGVLLDGAGTAIPTEMKSGSGPADDSPHVTLAKGVWDADAIHVAIQAMALEQAGYAVPHAELYYRKSRARSRVTLTPELRHAALDAIANARAAQHLAERPPPLVDSPKCKGCSLVEVCLPDESLVLRRGIAPEDGFADTNDDEPPPPAGPLAKARRLVASSMETRTVTVSTLGASVRKEGEALVVAPPPDADGKPQGKPLRIAMDSIDALVVMGAVQVSTAAIMGCLERSIPVSFHQAHGRLLGSVTTGLSSNVALRAAQHAWATDAGKTLSLSREIVRGKIKNQRVFLRRHGMLTDAMASEWESLGRTLNGAMTGDEVRGVEGRAARLYFDGLARLFRDRGGAAFEMDGRNRRPPRDPVNAMLSFGYAILTRECADVLRRVGFDPMRGFLHGMGWGRPALGLDLVEEFRVLIVDSTVLRVVAEKRVLADDFHRELQGVTMKPGARRAFLQALDQRREEEITHPVFGYRVTYRRAIELQARVLARVIEGETDRYVALTTR, encoded by the coding sequence ATGGACACGAACGAATCGACACAAACGAAACCTCTGCCGCTCCGCATGATCGTCGAATGGATCTATTGCCCGCGGCTCTTTCATTACATGCACGTCGAAGGCTCGATGGTCGCCAACGAACACGTTTGGCGCGGCCGTCATGCCCACGAAAAAATCGACGCCAAAGGCTCGTCCCGCGCACGACGCGATGTGAAAGTCGATACACCCGAAGAAGACGCCGCGAACGACGCACCCGTCGAATGGCAACAAGCGCGCGCCATCGACTTGGGTGACTCGGCCCTCGGTATCGTCGCGAAACTCGATGGCGTGCTGCTGGATGGCGCAGGTACCGCCATTCCCACCGAAATGAAAAGCGGTTCGGGGCCGGCCGACGACTCGCCTCACGTGACGCTCGCCAAAGGCGTGTGGGACGCCGACGCCATCCACGTCGCCATTCAAGCCATGGCGCTCGAACAAGCCGGATACGCCGTGCCCCACGCCGAGCTGTATTATCGCAAAAGTCGCGCTCGATCGCGCGTGACGCTCACGCCCGAGCTACGCCACGCGGCGCTCGATGCCATCGCAAACGCGCGCGCGGCCCAGCACCTCGCCGAACGACCTCCGCCGCTCGTGGATAGCCCCAAGTGCAAAGGCTGCTCGCTCGTCGAAGTGTGTTTGCCCGACGAGTCACTCGTGCTGCGTCGAGGCATAGCGCCGGAAGATGGGTTTGCCGACACGAACGACGACGAACCTCCGCCGCCCGCGGGGCCTTTGGCAAAAGCTCGGCGGCTCGTCGCGTCGTCCATGGAGACGCGCACGGTGACGGTCTCGACCTTGGGCGCTTCCGTGCGCAAAGAAGGCGAAGCGCTCGTCGTCGCACCTCCGCCCGATGCCGATGGAAAGCCCCAGGGCAAACCATTGCGAATCGCGATGGATTCGATCGACGCGCTGGTCGTCATGGGCGCGGTCCAAGTGTCGACGGCGGCGATCATGGGGTGCCTCGAGCGATCGATTCCCGTCTCGTTTCATCAAGCGCATGGGCGGCTGCTCGGGAGCGTGACGACGGGTTTGTCGAGCAACGTGGCGCTTCGAGCGGCGCAGCACGCGTGGGCGACGGATGCGGGAAAAACGCTCTCCTTGTCGCGCGAGATCGTGCGCGGGAAAATCAAGAATCAGCGGGTCTTTCTGCGGCGACACGGCATGCTCACCGATGCGATGGCGAGCGAGTGGGAGTCGCTCGGGCGCACGCTGAATGGAGCGATGACGGGGGACGAAGTGCGTGGTGTGGAAGGGCGCGCGGCGCGGCTCTACTTCGATGGTTTGGCGCGGCTCTTTCGAGATCGCGGAGGTGCGGCGTTCGAGATGGATGGTCGCAATCGAAGGCCGCCTCGGGATCCCGTCAATGCCATGTTGTCGTTCGGGTATGCGATCTTGACGCGCGAATGTGCGGACGTGCTTCGGCGCGTCGGATTCGACCCGATGCGCGGTTTTTTGCATGGAATGGGCTGGGGCAGGCCTGCGCTGGGCCTCGACTTGGTGGAGGAATTTCGAGTGCTGATCGTGGACTCGACGGTGCTGCGCGTCGTCGCGGAGAAGCGGGTCTTGGCCGATGATTTTCATCGTGAGCTGCAAGGTGTGACGATGAAGCCCGGTGCGCGTCGAGCGTTTTTGCAGGCGCTCGATCAGCGGCGCGAGGAGGAGATCACGCATCCGGTGTTTGGGTATCGGGTGACGTATCGGCGGGCGATCGAGCTGCAGGCGCGAGTGCTTGCGCGGGTGATCGAAGGGGAAACGGACAGGTACGTGGCGCTGACGACGCGCTGA
- the cas5 gene encoding CRISPR-associated protein Cas5: MVDEAIARPLTAVRFRWHARFGFFLRAEAPVVGLGYPLPPRTAVLGLIANVLGLAKDELATELAASHVALLGACPRTHWHACNLRKIKQMRFLPATYSAKKPPDLFMSEESNTQSRQEWLIEPNFEVIASLPARWHDAFAARMREARTHFTPCMGLSEMIASVEYTSDETLVPLAQGTYRVRSVVPHDATTYIDVDAILKEKLRVLSIALPREVTVERRFTHATYFIAPDGNGLPVHTNGAWQSSAGPVMFL, encoded by the coding sequence GTGGTGGACGAAGCAATCGCTCGACCACTGACGGCCGTCCGCTTTCGGTGGCATGCGCGTTTCGGATTCTTCTTGCGCGCAGAAGCCCCGGTCGTGGGTCTTGGATATCCGCTACCTCCACGCACGGCGGTATTGGGGCTCATTGCGAACGTGTTGGGTTTGGCAAAGGACGAGCTTGCGACGGAGCTGGCTGCGTCCCACGTAGCGCTGCTCGGTGCGTGTCCACGTACGCATTGGCACGCATGCAACCTTCGAAAAATCAAGCAAATGCGTTTCTTGCCAGCAACCTATTCGGCCAAGAAGCCACCCGACTTGTTCATGTCCGAAGAGAGCAACACGCAGTCGCGGCAAGAATGGCTCATCGAGCCGAATTTTGAAGTGATTGCGTCGCTGCCCGCTCGATGGCACGACGCATTTGCCGCACGCATGCGTGAAGCACGAACGCACTTCACGCCTTGCATGGGCCTTTCGGAGATGATTGCGTCCGTCGAATACACGAGCGACGAGACCCTCGTCCCGCTCGCGCAGGGCACGTACCGCGTTCGATCCGTCGTACCGCACGATGCAACCACGTACATTGACGTCGATGCGATTTTGAAGGAAAAACTCCGCGTGTTGTCCATTGCGCTCCCGCGCGAGGTCACCGTGGAACGTCGGTTCACGCATGCCACTTATTTCATCGCCCCCGACGGCAACGGACTGCCGGTGCACACCAACGGCGCCTGGCAATCCTCGGCGGGACCGGTGATGTTCCTGTGA
- a CDS encoding CRISPR-associated endonuclease Cas3'', with product MIEKSRIQSHHDPRRFLKQHVAEIIAATNAILEQHGQLAWRTLGGERLAIDLARLHDLGKASRSFQEYIADPKHWSGDARRKAHTLLSLVLATSWAKGAQCNDKEMIERALAVKGHHGGLPFDDASLRGPLTETEWRDALCAEIPTIDMGALVAETDLAPAIVVQDPVVVIRQVNRILMQALDAWRVLPSDEMRRARFIARAGYSVLLEADKAFLAVERSEVRSYLHRDRRNLPAARVASMLNSLDQTPMDALRERARSASLASFAKHREEGILTLTLPTGAGKTLLAAQWALDERARLAGANETPTIVIALPMLSIVDQTEKVWRELLDVDADDGDTLLPFHSLSDRAYDCELDAGTADFFIDTWRSEVVITTFDQILLALYSDRAKHAMRYHRLLNALIIIDEVQCVPPALWAAMSEALDALNKLGRTRILAMSATPSPCLSGATEVLDDPDSLYAGLTRYELHLEHETAIDFNTFMTNTVRFCHEALSRNEGMLVTVNLRATAQETLEGLIAAGFDPLLLSGDMTPFHRLSVIETLKHDPSHIVVSTQCVEAGVDLDMHRVIRDFAPLDALVQIAGRCNRHARRTTPGTVTVAQVRNPFQKGKLDAECIYDPILLQCTRDTLHGKGLVPEADVLSLCRDYYARVAARKVTGRHLLDKWARIEAPLDVRGLLRGDETKRQQVFVTEQDPTLKPALLTALDIRDHWERRRALRALAPRMARHVVTVSQRVFDSLATQTIGRIGVWHELLPGQYHRVRGIDSRVTR from the coding sequence GTGATCGAAAAGTCCCGCATCCAAAGCCATCACGATCCGCGGCGCTTTTTAAAGCAACACGTTGCGGAAATCATTGCCGCCACGAACGCGATTCTCGAACAGCACGGGCAGCTCGCATGGCGAACACTCGGCGGCGAACGCCTCGCAATAGACCTCGCACGACTTCACGACTTGGGAAAAGCAAGTCGCTCATTTCAAGAGTACATTGCCGATCCCAAACACTGGAGCGGAGACGCGCGACGCAAAGCGCACACGCTCTTGTCGTTGGTACTGGCGACTTCGTGGGCAAAGGGTGCGCAATGTAATGACAAGGAAATGATCGAACGAGCGCTCGCGGTCAAGGGCCATCATGGAGGGCTCCCGTTCGACGACGCTTCGCTACGTGGACCGCTGACCGAAACCGAATGGCGCGATGCGCTGTGCGCAGAGATTCCTACAATCGACATGGGGGCGCTGGTCGCCGAAACGGATCTCGCACCAGCCATCGTCGTGCAAGATCCGGTCGTGGTTATACGGCAGGTCAATCGGATTCTCATGCAAGCGCTCGATGCGTGGCGCGTGCTTCCGTCCGACGAAATGCGTCGAGCGCGGTTCATCGCGCGCGCGGGCTATTCTGTGCTGCTGGAGGCGGACAAAGCATTTCTTGCCGTGGAGCGGTCCGAAGTGCGTAGCTACCTGCACCGCGATCGCCGCAATCTTCCGGCTGCTCGTGTGGCATCGATGCTCAATTCGCTCGATCAAACGCCCATGGATGCGTTACGCGAGCGTGCGCGTAGTGCAAGCTTGGCGAGTTTTGCCAAGCATCGCGAAGAAGGAATTTTGACGCTTACGCTGCCGACAGGAGCGGGAAAAACGTTACTCGCTGCCCAATGGGCACTCGACGAGCGTGCCCGGCTGGCAGGGGCGAACGAGACACCGACCATCGTCATTGCTTTGCCCATGTTGTCCATCGTCGACCAAACCGAGAAGGTATGGCGCGAACTTTTGGATGTAGACGCCGACGACGGCGACACCTTATTACCATTTCATTCGCTTTCCGATCGAGCATACGACTGCGAGCTCGACGCCGGCACCGCAGACTTTTTCATCGATACATGGCGCAGCGAAGTGGTCATCACGACGTTCGACCAAATACTCCTTGCGCTATATTCCGATCGCGCAAAACACGCGATGCGCTACCATCGCCTTCTCAATGCGCTTATCATCATCGACGAGGTGCAGTGTGTTCCGCCCGCGTTGTGGGCAGCCATGTCGGAAGCTCTCGATGCGCTCAACAAACTCGGTCGTACGCGCATACTCGCGATGAGTGCCACACCGTCACCTTGTTTGTCTGGTGCCACGGAAGTACTCGACGATCCAGATTCGCTATATGCAGGACTGACACGTTACGAGTTACACCTCGAGCATGAAACCGCCATCGATTTCAATACTTTCATGACGAATACGGTGCGCTTTTGTCACGAAGCACTGTCGCGTAATGAAGGTATGCTCGTCACGGTCAACCTGCGGGCGACTGCGCAAGAGACTCTCGAAGGACTGATTGCAGCAGGATTCGATCCTTTGCTCCTGAGCGGCGACATGACGCCATTCCATCGGCTTTCGGTGATAGAGACACTCAAGCACGACCCCTCACATATCGTCGTGAGCACACAATGCGTCGAGGCGGGCGTCGACTTGGACATGCATCGTGTCATCCGTGATTTCGCACCGCTCGATGCGCTCGTACAAATTGCTGGGCGATGCAATCGCCATGCTCGACGGACGACTCCGGGCACGGTCACCGTCGCGCAGGTGCGCAATCCATTTCAGAAAGGAAAGCTGGACGCCGAGTGCATTTACGATCCAATCCTGCTGCAATGCACACGCGACACGCTTCATGGAAAAGGCCTCGTTCCAGAAGCCGATGTGTTATCGCTGTGCCGCGATTATTATGCTCGCGTTGCGGCGAGAAAGGTCACAGGTCGGCATCTCCTCGACAAGTGGGCCAGAATCGAAGCACCGCTCGATGTGCGCGGCCTGTTGCGCGGGGACGAAACCAAACGGCAACAGGTTTTCGTGACGGAACAGGACCCAACATTGAAACCAGCGCTCCTGACGGCTCTCGACATTCGTGACCATTGGGAACGGCGACGCGCGCTCCGTGCGCTGGCACCTCGAATGGCACGTCACGTGGTGACCGTATCGCAGAGGGTCTTCGATTCGCTCGCTACACAGACGATCGGACGAATTGGGGTTTGGCACGAGCTCTTGCCGGGGCAGTATCACCGGGTTCGCGGAATCGACTCCCGTGTGACTCGCTAA
- a CDS encoding AgmX/PglI C-terminal domain-containing protein, which produces MTLRFLGLSSYAIVLGIALTACGMATPPTDTKTAAIPPPDPTASTNATDNPLPPPDVVDEKAKDKAPPVESPIAERKDAMRDEAKEEIAADVVLGLLGAPITTAEGGAPPPPHGFGVAGPANSSSRSAAGTTSTGTVNAATEVRGSLDKEEIRRVVRRHLNEIKFCYEQGLTRRPDLEGRLVVKFTIGKTGSVVSAIIQDSTLGDRQVEQCIASAVMRWVFPKPAGEGLVVISYPFVLKPGS; this is translated from the coding sequence ATGACGCTTCGTTTCCTTGGCCTTTCGAGCTACGCCATTGTGTTGGGCATCGCGCTTACCGCGTGCGGAATGGCAACTCCGCCGACGGACACGAAGACCGCCGCTATCCCGCCGCCGGATCCGACCGCCAGCACGAACGCGACCGATAACCCGCTTCCACCCCCAGATGTCGTCGATGAAAAGGCGAAAGACAAAGCGCCGCCTGTCGAATCCCCCATCGCCGAACGCAAGGATGCGATGCGCGACGAGGCGAAAGAAGAGATCGCCGCCGATGTTGTCCTGGGTCTGCTGGGGGCTCCCATTACAACCGCCGAAGGTGGAGCTCCACCGCCGCCACATGGTTTCGGTGTCGCTGGCCCTGCCAATTCCTCGAGCCGCTCCGCCGCCGGCACGACGAGCACCGGAACGGTCAACGCCGCAACCGAAGTGCGCGGATCGCTCGACAAGGAAGAAATCCGCCGCGTCGTCCGGCGTCACCTCAACGAAATCAAGTTCTGCTACGAGCAGGGGTTGACTCGAAGACCCGACCTCGAAGGCAGACTCGTCGTCAAATTCACCATTGGCAAGACCGGCTCCGTGGTGAGTGCAATCATCCAAGATTCCACGCTGGGCGACCGCCAAGTGGAGCAATGCATTGCGAGTGCAGTAATGCGATGGGTCTTCCCAAAACCTGCCGGAGAAGGCCTGGTCGTCATTTCGTACCCGTTCGTGCTCAAGCCCGGGAGCTGA
- a CDS encoding peptidase C1, whose amino-acid sequence MTTFIFTQADGSSRTVHGYKYVPPKAAAKRYTVGSARVSRLPAKVDLRPFMTPVENQGDTNSCAANATAGAYEFLVKRHLGEDAYDVSRLFIYYNARSVEDPDNIEDEGTVLQAVIESLKMHGACSEETWAFDPEAVNEEPSEEAYDEARQFLIEDTELVPTDLHAWKTALAEGHPIIFGVKLFGSFDKHKKAGLVPVPSVSEAGRESHGGHAMLCVGYSDPDQVFIVRNSWGPEWGDKGYCYIPYRYLMNHEYNFGDSWIIKRIDVLPPDEETWADDEESLLEDVSGVLASMDDETYMELLDRMGDVPLEVRLALLFLCAAGADGEISDEELSSAAEHLAPVLEQLGSNQRPERVLRNALRQLDNDGIIDETVDILGETFSQEVLASIAGELEDIAGADDVAEEEVAFVDAIIERWQIEPSEGDEEDAEDEEEEEEEDE is encoded by the coding sequence ATGACCACCTTCATCTTCACGCAAGCCGACGGTTCGTCTCGGACCGTCCACGGTTACAAGTACGTTCCTCCCAAAGCCGCCGCCAAACGCTACACTGTCGGTAGCGCTCGAGTTTCGCGGCTCCCCGCCAAGGTCGACCTGCGCCCTTTCATGACGCCCGTCGAGAACCAAGGCGACACCAATAGCTGCGCCGCCAACGCCACCGCGGGTGCTTACGAGTTCCTCGTCAAACGGCACCTTGGCGAAGACGCGTACGACGTCAGCCGCCTGTTCATCTATTACAACGCGCGCAGCGTCGAGGATCCTGACAACATCGAGGACGAAGGCACCGTCCTCCAAGCCGTCATCGAAAGCTTGAAGATGCACGGCGCTTGTTCCGAGGAAACCTGGGCGTTCGATCCCGAAGCCGTCAACGAAGAGCCGTCCGAAGAGGCATACGACGAAGCCCGGCAGTTTCTCATCGAGGACACCGAGCTCGTCCCGACCGACCTTCATGCGTGGAAAACGGCGCTCGCCGAGGGCCACCCGATCATCTTCGGCGTAAAACTTTTCGGCTCCTTCGACAAACACAAGAAAGCAGGACTCGTCCCCGTGCCGTCGGTCTCGGAAGCCGGGCGCGAAAGTCACGGCGGACACGCGATGCTCTGTGTCGGTTATTCGGACCCGGACCAAGTCTTCATCGTCCGAAATTCCTGGGGACCCGAATGGGGCGACAAAGGTTACTGCTACATCCCCTATAGGTACTTAATGAACCACGAATATAACTTTGGCGATTCGTGGATCATCAAGCGCATTGACGTGCTTCCGCCTGACGAGGAGACGTGGGCGGACGATGAGGAGTCGCTGCTCGAGGACGTATCGGGAGTGCTTGCGAGCATGGACGATGAAACGTACATGGAGCTGCTCGATCGTATGGGAGACGTGCCGCTCGAGGTGCGTTTGGCGTTGCTTTTCTTATGCGCGGCGGGGGCGGACGGGGAGATTTCGGATGAGGAGCTGAGTTCGGCGGCGGAGCATTTGGCGCCGGTGCTCGAACAGCTTGGGTCGAATCAGCGTCCGGAGCGCGTATTGCGCAATGCACTGCGACAGCTCGACAACGACGGCATCATCGACGAGACGGTTGACATATTGGGCGAGACGTTTTCGCAGGAAGTGCTCGCGTCGATTGCCGGGGAGCTCGAGGACATCGCGGGGGCGGACGACGTTGCGGAGGAAGAAGTAGCGTTCGTGGATGCGATCATCGAGCGGTGGCAGATTGAGCCGAGCGAGGGCGACGAGGAAGACGCGGAGGACGAGGAGGAAGAGGAAGAGGAGGACGAATAG